AGAGACTTTTCTGCCTGCTATTGTTCCGTCCCATTTATATTTATTGGATTTGTCACCCTGGTGAATCTTAGCTCCATACCGGTCATAAATATTAAAGACAAGGTTTTGTTTGTGAGCTAATGCAGAATAATCTATAACATCATTTACTCCATCTCCGTTTGGCGTAATCACATTGATTATGTTCGGAACAGTTACGCTAATATCTATAGGCTCACAGTCGTAAGCGTCTTTTACATATATGTGGCTTTCTCCCCTCGGAAGATTAGTGAATACATTAGAATCCTGCCAGTTGATATTGTCTAATGAGTATTGGTATGCTGGTGTTCCGCCAATAACATTGACCGTCATTGTGGTGCCAGATATGTCTACATTAGTAATAACAGGTTGTTCGGAAGGGTGGACAGTCACACTCTGAGTAGTGGTGCATTCACCGGTTTTGAGCTGTACCCAATAGACACCAACACCTACATTGGTGATAGCCTGGGTAGTCGCTCCCGTGCTCCACAGGTAAGAAGCGAAGCCTGGGCCGGCATCAAGAGTTGTTTTGTCCTCAATACATATTGTTTTATCTTTTAAAACTGCAGACAGTACAGGTGCTAGTACAACTAATGTAACCTTAGCAACGGAATAACATCCGTTTGCATTATTGGTAACTCTAATATAAGCGACACCGTTAGGGGCGATATAAGCTGCAGGTGTGGTAATTTCATTTGTTCCGTTTAAGGCATCGGTTAATGATGGGTAGTACTTTTTGCTGACGCCAGCTTGTGTCGTTACTGAAGCAGCTGTAAGATTAAATGAAGCTGTTGCCGGACTTGTTTCTATAAAACAGGATCTTAATATAGCATCATTGACAACCACAACAGGGTTGATGGTGAGTGTAATTTTTGCCACATCTAAACAGCCTTGTGGAGTTGTAACTCTTACATATACTGAACCGGCAGGTGATGCATAGGCTGTAGGGTTTACTATTTCGTTAGTTCCCGCATTTAGGTCTGTCAAAGACGGGTAATATTGTTTAGTAACGCCTGGAACAGTAGTAACGGCAGCTGTTGTCAGGTCAAATATTGCGGTTCCTGCATTATTATTGTTGCAGCCTGTTAATGTTACGTCATCCGCAGCAAAAGGAGTAGGATTTAGCTGAATAACCCCATCGCCATTATCACATAAAGTGGAAGAAGGGTCTCTTACTACTACCGTAATTGTTGTGGGTCCGGAATATTGGAAATTTGTAGGATTGGCAATTGGAGTAGAGTTTCCTAAAACATAATAAGTGAAAATATAATTAGCCGGAATATTTACAAATTGCGAATTATATGAGGTTAAATCCACTGTCCCGTTTCCTGTCGCAGGATTAACACAAACAAACGGTGTAACGGTGCTTTGTAAAATGGGAACCTTATCCACAAATATTTTAGCATTTTTTATTGAATGTCTTGCACTGGCTCCCCCTGTGGCTGCTGAAAATCCAAAATATCCTTGAGTCATACCAATTGCTCCTCCTGAGGGGGCAAATGACTGATCCACAATTAAGACTCCGTCAATTCTTACCTTTATAATCCAGCTGGTGGGATTGGCAAGGTCTGTTTCGCCATTTACCTCTACATGTTTATAGGTTGAGCCAACAAATGGCTGTGTAGGATTAAGATCCGGTGAATGAAATGTGCTTCCCGGAGTGTTGTTATATTCAATGTTATTGTTAAGGGAGTTGTTGGTTCCATATAAAATATGAACTTTACTCATTTGTCCTTCTGTAGTATTGTTGAAAATATCAAATCCTACCATTAAGCCCGACGCATTAGCCGGAATTCCAAGGCCTCCTCCTGAAACGAATCCTGTAGGAGGATTAGCTAAATACCAGAAGGTAAATCCATCTCCTCTTCCAAACTGTGCGGTTCCGTTTCCATCAATTCTGAAGTCAAATTCTACTTTCCATTTATCACAATATCTTAAATTAATAGGACTGGCTAATTTTATAGCTCCATATAAGTTTCCCTGATCAGCAGTAAGTTGTATGAAATCAGTATTTACGTTTGCACTTGAAACAAGATCCCATCCCGTAGTATTGACGGGATTTCCTGAAAGTTGATAAGTCTGGGATAGAAGATTTCCGGGTAGATTGGTTAAAAGAACAAAAAGGCAGAAGAGTAAAAGTTTTTTCATTTGGAGTGGGTGAAATAAGGAGTTGTTATTTATTCATTTATTTAATTTCGGATGCTTTCTTTAAAATAGTGATTTGTATTGAAAAGACCACTGCCAATGCTGGAGTGGTCTTTTTTTGTTAGTCCCTATTTTTAACCAATACCCAGCCGTTATAGTTTGTTTGAGTATTGTTTTTGTCATTTTCGTTCCAGGAGATGGTGTACCAATATGTTGCAGTAGGTACTTTTTTACCACTTGCGGTACCATCCCACTTGTAGTTTCTTAATTTGTCAGCTTCGTAAAGCTTATTTCCATATCTGTCGTAAACGATGAATATCAGATTCTTTTTATAGGCTAAAGCAGAATAGTCAATATAATCGTTTACATTATCCCCATTTGGAGTAATTGCATTAATCAGGTTCGGTACAGTGATTTGTACATCAATAGGATCACAGTTATATGAATCTTTAACAAATATTTTATGCTCTCCTCTGGATAAACCGGAGAATACATTAGAGCTTTGCCATGTTGTACCGTTTAATGAGAACTGATATGGGGGTGTACCTCCATTTACATTAATTGTAATCGTGTTATTAGTAATATCAATGCTTGAAATCACCGGTTGAGGTGCAGCTTGTACTTTTACAATCTGACTGGTGAAGCAACTTCCTGTTTTAAGCAGAACCGAATAGATTCCCACCGGAACATTTTGTATGGATTGAGTGGTTGCACCGGTGCTCCATAGGTAGCCGTCAAAACCTGGACCTGCATCTAATGTTGCAGTTTCGTCTATACATATTGTCTGGTCTTTAAGAACAGTTGATGGAACAGGAGGTAAAACAACAAGGGTAATTTTCACAATGGTGTAACAATTATTTCCATCAATTACTTTTACATAGACTACGGCATTTGTAGACACATATGCTTGCGGATTTACAATTTCATTCGTTCCGCCCATTGCGTCTGCTAAAGTTGTGTAGTATTTTTTTATTGCTCCGGCCAGTGGTGTTACATTGGCAGTGGTCAGGTTAAATAAAGCGGATGTTGTATTGGTGTCAATGAAACAGGAGCGAATAGTATCATCATTAGCGACTACTTCAGGAAGAAATGCCAGCGTTATCTGAGCTGTTCCTGTACAACCTTGTGGTGTTGTCACTTTTACATATACGACTCCCGGAGCAGATATGTAGTTTGAAAAGTTAGTGATTTCATTGGTTCCTGCGTTGAGGTCAGCCAGTGTTTTGTAATATTTCTTAACGGCTCCCGGTACTCCCGTTACAGCTGCAGTACTTAGGTTAAATGTTGCTGTCCCGGCTTTATTGTTGTTACAAGCGGAAATAGTTACATTATTTGCTGTAAAAGGCGCCAGAACCAACTGAATCTTTCCGTCGGGATTATCACAAAGGACACCTGCATTGTCTTTAATAACAACAGAGATTGTTGTATTGGTATTGAATTGATAGTTGGTGGGGTTGGCAATAGGTGTTGAACTCCCTAGTACATAGTATGTAAATGTGTAATTGGCCGGGGTATTCACAAACTGTGAATTAAAGGTTGTAAGATTGACCGTGCCATTTCCTGTTGAAGGATTCGGGCATAAGGATTGGGTAACTGAGTTCTGTAAAATAGATACTTTGTCTGTATAGATTTTTACATTTTTTATGGAGCTCCTCACTGAAGCCGCTCCCGTAGAGGCTGAGAATCCAAAGTATCCCACTCCCATTGAAGCTGCAGCACCTGCAGGTGCAAATGATTGATTAATGACTGATGTTCCGTCAATTTTCAGGTTGATAATCCAATTGGCCGGAGTAGCAGGATCCACCTGTCCGGTTACTTCCACATGTTTGTAAGTAGCTCCCACCAAAGGAATGGTAGACGTAAGATCAGGTGAGTGAAAGGAGCTTCCGACAGTATTGAAATACTCGATATTATTTGTGTCAGTAGTATTTTGAACCACACCATAGGCAAGATGAACTTTATTCATCTGTCCCCCTGTAGTATTATTGTAGAGGTCAAAGCCGATCATAAGGCCGATTGCATTTTGCGGAATTCCCAGACCTGAGCCTAACTGGCTGGTTACTGGAGGATTCTGTAGATACCAAAATGCAAAACCGTCTCCTCTTCCCGACGACGTTCCGTTACCGTCAAGTCTGAAATCAAACTCGATTCTCCATTTATCACAGTACTTCAGGTTGATAGGATCATTAAGTTTGATTGCTCCTGATTTGTTGGTGAGATCATCAGTCAGCATGACAAAATCTGTGTTAACTACGGCAGAAGGAACAACTGTCCACCCTGTCGTATTCACAGGATTTCCGGTGAGCTGATAGGTTTGGGAAAAAAGATTTCCGGATAAACAGGATAAAAATATAGTGAAATAAAATAGTAGATTTTTATTCATTAATTAGGATGTTTAAAAATTGGACATGTAAATATATTAAATCCTAAGTAATAAATATGTGTTCAGTGTTAATTTTGCAGAAAATATTAATGATTTTTTAATAAAAGTTAATTTGGATAGTAAAATAACTAAATTATTTAACAGAATAATTGAATTTGATAATGGGGTGCTTTTTGATTCTTATTCGTTAAAATAGAGAATTGTTTTCAATATTCTCAAAATAGGTGTCTATTTCTAAATCAGAAGAAGCTGCAGCTGCAACCGCCAGCTTATCACACAGCTCATTTTCAAAATGACCGGCATGCCCTTTGATCCAATGCATTTTAGGAGTATATTGATTGTAAAGAATAACAAACCTTTTCCAGAGATCGGGATTCTTCACATTTTTCCACCCTCTTTTTATCCAGCCGGAAATCCAGTTTTGGTTGATCGCGTCTGCTACATATTTGCTGTCTGTAAAAACATGGATATCATTTTCTGTTGACTTTAGCTTTTCCAGAGCCGTAATTACTGCCAGAAGCTCCATCCTGTTATTCGTTGTTTTACGGAATCCTTTAGAAAATGTTTTTTGATAGTTCTTTTCCGGAACACGCATGAGAATTCCATAACCTCCTTTTCCGGGATTTCCACTGCATGCTCCGTCTGTATAAATCTCAATTCTCAAAATTTCAGAAATTGTCTTTTCTTATCAGTTCAACATCATTAAAAAGGGAAGTCGTCATCATCATCAAAATCATTCATCGAAGATCCTGACAATTGGGAGTTGTCCGGAAGATCAAATGCTGCCCCCGGCTGAATGGTTGTTTTTATCTTATCAAAACCACTAGGTTCATTCGAATTAAAACCTGAGGGATAACCTGGGTTTCCACCCGTTGCTGCTTCGATATCTCCGAATTTTGCAAAATGTTTAAGGAAAGATAATCGTACATCGGCAGTAGCACCATTCCTGTGTTTTGCAATAATAAGCTCGGCCTGATTTTCAGTCGAAGTTTCCTGGCCTTCTTCATCATTATCCCAAACCGTGATCTTATAATATTCAGGTCTGAAGATGAAAGATACAATATCAGCATCTTGCTCAATCGCTCCTGATTCTCTAAGATCTGAAAGCTGAGGTCTTTTCCCCGGACGTGTTTCCACACTTCTTGAAAGCTGGGAAAGTGCAATAACAGGGACATTGAGTTCTTTTGCAATTGCTTTTAATGAACGCGAGATCATGGAGATTTCCTGTTCACGGTTTCCTGTCCCTTTTCCACCTCCTCCTGCGGTCATAAGCTGAAGGTAGTCGACCATGATAAGCTTTACACCATGCTGCATTACAAGTCTCCGGCATTTTGCCCGGAAATCGAATATAGAAAGTGATGGGGTTTCGTCAATGAAAAGCGGAGCGTTTTCCAGTTCGGATACATTGGAAAACAATCTTTGCCATTCTTCATCATCTAAGGTTCCCTTTCTTAATTTTTCAGATGAAATTCTGGTTTCAGAAGCAATCATCCTTGTGATAAGCTGAACAGATGCCATCTCGAGAGAGAACAGCACCATTGGGATTTTATATCCTACCGCAATATTTCGAGCCATGGAAAGAAGGAATGCTGTTTTTCCCATCGCAGGACGAGCCGCGATAATAATAAGGTCGGAATTTTGCCAGCCCCCGGTTTCTTTATCCACATCCCTAAATCCTGAGGGTACTCCGGAAAGTCCTTCTTTGTCTTTCAGGGATTTAATTGTATCGATAGCCTGCTTTACTAAAGAATTTGCAGTATCAAAGCCTTTTTTGATGGTCCCGTTGGTGATTTCAAAAAAAGATTGTTCTGCTTTATCCAGCAGCTCAAAAACATCCGTGGATTCTTTATATGAAGAGTCTATAACGTTTGCTGAAACATTAATCAGACTTCTCAAAATATATTTTTCTAGGATAACACGAACGTGATATTCTATGTGAGCTGAGGAGCTTACTCCCATGGTGAGATCAATAATATAATGATCCCCTCCTGCTGAATTTAATTTGTCTTCCTTTTTTAGGTCTTGTATAATAGTCATTAAGTCAACCGGATGGTTGGCTTCATATAATTTCAAAATGGTAGCAAATATCACCTGATGTCTGGGATCATAAAATACCTCCGGAGTAAGAAGGTCGATGGAATGGTCAAGACCTTTTTTATCAATTAAAAAAGTTCCTATAATCAATCTTTCAAAATCCACTGCATTAGGAGGCATTTTTCCATCTGCAATTGACAATTCTTTCGCAAAATTTCCATGCGTAAGAGATGATAATGTTTCTTTCTGCGCCATTGTGCAAAGATAGTTTATTTAAAAAAAAATTAAAAAATAGTAATCAACAAATTATTCTTAAGGGTTATTAAAATACCACCAATAAAAGATAAGCAATGTTAATAAAAAAATCACCTCGATTTTGAGGTGATTTTTTAAATTCTATTTATAATTTCAATTATTCTCTATTTTTTACCAATATCCATCCGCTATAATTCGTTTGAGTATTGTTTTTATCATTTTCATTCCAAGAAATGGTGTACCAATACGTTCCGGTAATCACTTTTTTACCGCCGGTAGTTCCATCCCATTTGTAGCCTCTCAGTTTATCAGCTTCGTACAATTTATTTCCATATCGGTCATAAACGATGAATACTAAATTTTTCTTGTATCCTAGCTCAGAGTAATCTACGTAATCATTTACATTATCTCCGTTAGGTGTGATGGCATTAATTAAGTTAGGAACTGTCACTTGAATATCAATCGGAGTACAATCAAAAGAATCCACTACGTATATTTTGTTTTCCCCTCTAGGAAGTCCGGTAAATACGTTAGAATCCTGCCAGTTGGTACCATCCAGTGAATATTTGTATGGTGGTGTTCCTCCTGAAACATTTACGGTAATTGTATTGTTTGTAATGTCTACACTGCTGATCACTGGTTGTTGGGAAGCCTTTACACTTACTTGCTGTACTGTATAGCAAATTCCTGTTTTAAGTTTTACCCAATAACTTCCTATCGCAACGTTTTGGATAGATTGTGTTGTTGCTC
The sequence above is drawn from the Chryseobacterium daecheongense genome and encodes:
- the rnhA gene encoding ribonuclease HI produces the protein MRIEIYTDGACSGNPGKGGYGILMRVPEKNYQKTFSKGFRKTTNNRMELLAVITALEKLKSTENDIHVFTDSKYVADAINQNWISGWIKRGWKNVKNPDLWKRFVILYNQYTPKMHWIKGHAGHFENELCDKLAVAAAASSDLEIDTYFENIENNSLF
- a CDS encoding T9SS type B sorting domain-containing protein translates to MNKNLLFYFTIFLSCLSGNLFSQTYQLTGNPVNTTGWTVVPSAVVNTDFVMLTDDLTNKSGAIKLNDPINLKYCDKWRIEFDFRLDGNGTSSGRGDGFAFWYLQNPPVTSQLGSGLGIPQNAIGLMIGFDLYNNTTGGQMNKVHLAYGVVQNTTDTNNIEYFNTVGSSFHSPDLTSTIPLVGATYKHVEVTGQVDPATPANWIINLKIDGTSVINQSFAPAGAAASMGVGYFGFSASTGAASVRSSIKNVKIYTDKVSILQNSVTQSLCPNPSTGNGTVNLTTFNSQFVNTPANYTFTYYVLGSSTPIANPTNYQFNTNTTISVVIKDNAGVLCDNPDGKIQLVLAPFTANNVTISACNNNKAGTATFNLSTAAVTGVPGAVKKYYKTLADLNAGTNEITNFSNYISAPGVVYVKVTTPQGCTGTAQITLAFLPEVVANDDTIRSCFIDTNTTSALFNLTTANVTPLAGAIKKYYTTLADAMGGTNEIVNPQAYVSTNAVVYVKVIDGNNCYTIVKITLVVLPPVPSTVLKDQTICIDETATLDAGPGFDGYLWSTGATTQSIQNVPVGIYSVLLKTGSCFTSQIVKVQAAPQPVISSIDITNNTITINVNGGTPPYQFSLNGTTWQSSNVFSGLSRGEHKIFVKDSYNCDPIDVQITVPNLINAITPNGDNVNDYIDYSALAYKKNLIFIVYDRYGNKLYEADKLRNYKWDGTASGKKVPTATYWYTISWNENDKNNTQTNYNGWVLVKNRD
- the dnaB gene encoding replicative DNA helicase — its product is MAQKETLSSLTHGNFAKELSIADGKMPPNAVDFERLIIGTFLIDKKGLDHSIDLLTPEVFYDPRHQVIFATILKLYEANHPVDLMTIIQDLKKEDKLNSAGGDHYIIDLTMGVSSSAHIEYHVRVILEKYILRSLINVSANVIDSSYKESTDVFELLDKAEQSFFEITNGTIKKGFDTANSLVKQAIDTIKSLKDKEGLSGVPSGFRDVDKETGGWQNSDLIIIAARPAMGKTAFLLSMARNIAVGYKIPMVLFSLEMASVQLITRMIASETRISSEKLRKGTLDDEEWQRLFSNVSELENAPLFIDETPSLSIFDFRAKCRRLVMQHGVKLIMVDYLQLMTAGGGGKGTGNREQEISMISRSLKAIAKELNVPVIALSQLSRSVETRPGKRPQLSDLRESGAIEQDADIVSFIFRPEYYKITVWDNDEEGQETSTENQAELIIAKHRNGATADVRLSFLKHFAKFGDIEAATGGNPGYPSGFNSNEPSGFDKIKTTIQPGAAFDLPDNSQLSGSSMNDFDDDDDFPF
- a CDS encoding T9SS type B sorting domain-containing protein; the protein is MKKLLLFCLFVLLTNLPGNLLSQTYQLSGNPVNTTGWDLVSSANVNTDFIQLTADQGNLYGAIKLASPINLRYCDKWKVEFDFRIDGNGTAQFGRGDGFTFWYLANPPTGFVSGGGLGIPANASGLMVGFDIFNNTTEGQMSKVHILYGTNNSLNNNIEYNNTPGSTFHSPDLNPTQPFVGSTYKHVEVNGETDLANPTSWIIKVRIDGVLIVDQSFAPSGGAIGMTQGYFGFSAATGGASARHSIKNAKIFVDKVPILQSTVTPFVCVNPATGNGTVDLTSYNSQFVNIPANYIFTYYVLGNSTPIANPTNFQYSGPTTITVVVRDPSSTLCDNGDGVIQLNPTPFAADDVTLTGCNNNNAGTAIFDLTTAAVTTVPGVTKQYYPSLTDLNAGTNEIVNPTAYASPAGSVYVRVTTPQGCLDVAKITLTINPVVVVNDAILRSCFIETSPATASFNLTAASVTTQAGVSKKYYPSLTDALNGTNEITTPAAYIAPNGVAYIRVTNNANGCYSVAKVTLVVLAPVLSAVLKDKTICIEDKTTLDAGPGFASYLWSTGATTQAITNVGVGVYWVQLKTGECTTTQSVTVHPSEQPVITNVDISGTTMTVNVIGGTPAYQYSLDNINWQDSNVFTNLPRGESHIYVKDAYDCEPIDISVTVPNIINVITPNGDGVNDVIDYSALAHKQNLVFNIYDRYGAKIHQGDKSNKYKWDGTIAGRKVSTGSYWYSVSWNENDKKNTAIKYSGWILVKNRD